GCTGTTCCCCTCCTCGGTGCCGATGTCCTCCAGCTTGTCCTTGATACGTAAAAGTTTGGACCTGCTGGGGACCAGATCCCAGGTGAAGTGGCACTGCAGGGCCTCCAGTTTGGCCTCCAGTGTTGTTTCACTTTGAGCAGCACTGATGGAgattgataaaaaataaatattgaaacacGTCCTCGGTAGGTCAATATAACATGCTCTGAAGCTTGGTGTGTAAAGGGAGAAAGGAAGGCAAATGGAGTGAGGAGCCATGAATGACATggcaggaaggaaagaaggaaggaaggaaggtaggaatgagggaaggaaggaaggaaggtaGGAATGAGGGAAGGACGGAATGAGGGAGGGAATATAGTaatgagggaaggaaggaatgaGGGAGGGAAGGTAGTaatgagggagggaaggaaTGATGGAGGGAAGGTAGTAATGAGGGAAGGAAGGTAGGAATGAGGGAAGGAAGGTAGGAATGAGGGAATGAGGGAAGGAAGGTAGGAAGGAAGAGAAATAAGGAGACAATAAGAGAAGcaacagaagagagaggaaggagaaaaaaggaaatgagggaaCCGCTGAAGAACGATGACTAAAAATCACATGCTGACCCTGATACTTCTCTCACTCATCTTCCAgtggtaaaaatgaaataagaaaacagtttATCCACCGGATTCAAACGAAACACTCAGGTTTATTTAGCAGCAACCATTTAACGGAAAACAATCAGGTATGTGAATAATGATGACACAGAGAAAAGCGGGAGAggaatgaagagagggagactCGTGACGGACGCGTCTTCGCTGACTCGCGGCATCAATGGTCAAACTCGGGCCTCCGATGCGCTAAAGTAAGACGCGGAATAAACCTCATGAATGTCCGTGGACCAGGTGCGGAGGCGGCCGCTCACCTCATCGTCCCCGTGGCCCTTCAAATCCCGCCTCGTTGGACCCGGTTTTGCTCTACGGGTTGATTCGGTTTCGTCCGGCTGCTCCGACCCCCCGATTCGCTGTGAACGGCGCGGCGTTGTTGTGGAGCTCGGGTCTTCCGCTGTTGTTGCCGAAGCCAGAGACTTTTACAGGCGGGGCACTTGCTCGGAACTGACGCCAGTTCGCTGCTGGGGCGGCGCGAACGGAGGCGAAGACGCGAGAAGCCGAGCGAAGTCCTCCACAGAGGGCAGGTTCGCGCGAATAAAGCGCGGCGTAAGTTCGCCCTGACTTTCGTTTTCCGAGGTATCGAAACCTACcggtgcagcagcagctggtccAATGAGAGGAAACGGGGCTCGTGACTCGGCAGATTCTCCCCCGAGGTCGGGTCCAAGTCGGAGCCGCTTCGTTTCCGGCTCCTCCTCAGACAAGTTACGGTCAAAGCAGACGAAGAACTTAGAGCATATGATTCTGTCATAAATCAAATGACCGTACCCAAGAATATCAGCAAGTCGAGCTGAAACGATGAgtctgattgattgattgattgattgattgattggtgaGCCGCTTGAAAACGAATGACAACTAGTTTGAAAAGAGTTTAAATCACTTTTCAAGCGAAAATGCcatgaatttcattttgttgttgttccgGCTTCTCAACTGTGACACTTCGCCGCTTTTCCTCGGGCTGTCCGCTGGGACACTGTCGAGGTGTCCCTCCGCGTCCGGGAACGTTAGAGACCGCACGGTCGGTCGGGTGtgaatgtatatgtttatattttatcctactatgagactaaaagaaagcagctgaTTGTGCTTATTGAACTCAGGTGCTTGAACTAAAcaggtgttattctgtaaagaatgAACCCAAAGACACATGGTTGTCTCTATGTGAAGAACGACCCCTTATATGGAGGCGGCAGGACAGTTTGAGAAACCGTCCCGTGTCTCGTCTTTTTCTACAGGTAAGTCGTGAAATGCGGAGAGTCCATCACGTCCAGAGGGAAacgtccgtacgagggaggcacgtacctgaggagtgacggaggtctcagccaataagaagacgacaatgttatttactatgtttaaacctGATACCTGCTGGACCAGGGGGAGACTAGTCTCTCAGACCCCGTGAACTGATGTGGATTCTGTAGGTTTGTCAGGGACGCACAGTCTGGTCCAGAGATCCGTGAGCAGCCTCAGTCCTTAAgactctgctgtattttaataaatagacgtgaatttaactttttgcgtcctgcgtacttcactaaacgaatgcgcgagtcccgatgttttgaaggatggactcaacaatGTGCTCAGATCCACGTACAGGAAACAGGAGCCTGTGTCCGGGGGGGTAgaagtgatgtgtgtgtggaaatgtgCAGAGAGGGGTTTCTGTGTTCCCATAGAGGCCCCGGGTCTGGGGCCCCCTACAAGGGGGCGTTCTTCATCTAGAGACAACCATGTGTCTTTGGGTTCATTCTTTACAGAACAACACCTGTTTAGTTCAAGCACCTGAGTTCAATAAGCACAAtcagctgctttcttttagtctcatagtaggataaaatataaacatataaaaaataaccCTTCAATATGAAGCTTTGTTTATAAGTGAGTGtctttgtgtacagtatgtatctcgattaaatgtgtcactgttactgtgcaaatgaatgaatgaaagactAAAGTCAAACGGCTCTCTGCAGAGCGAACACCTCCTCCGAGGCCAACGTCAAACACCGGACACACCAgacctcagaggaaaaaaagccaaaaaaaggtcaaattcgcagtaaatgatccggatcttgCCCCCAAGTCGGATGCGTCCTTCCCTGGCCCGGGACCCGTCCCTCCACCGTGTTCGGTGCCAATCGGTTCCGCGGTTTGTCGTGTAAACCGGCTGACAAATGaaccgacagacagacagacacgggcGGAAACGCAACAACCGcgaatcaataaataaatatcgaACGACACTGCTGCCACCTACCGGTTTAACCGGGCTTCTTCTCGACACCCACATATTTCTCTCGCTCACCGTGAACCGCGGTGATTTAACTACACGCGTTCAATGCTCAGCCTCGCCTCGATTTTCCCTTTTTGACCGTTAAACGAGCGACGTCTCGGCCAAACTCGCCACCCACTCGACGGCCGCGTTTGAAAACCCCGCGCGGTTTGCGTCAACCGCGTCCGACGGAGCATTTCCCCCGCGCGTGTTGCCGTAGTTGGTAATGGCGGAGCTCAGAGAGGCGGACGCTGCCCAGCTACACCAGGAGGACGTCGATATCAAACGTGAGTAAACGGCGCTGCTTTCTCGTGTGACCGCTGGCGTCGGGGCCGCGGGGAGCGGCGTCAGCCGCGGTTTATTCCCCGTCAGCGCCGCGCAGCCAATTCGCGGAGAACTTTAGTTTCTAACTGCCGAACTAAACGAGGGCCTCAGCGCGGAGCTCCGCCACAGGACCTAAATAGTCAACAACAACAGGAACAAAAGGGGCCGGAGCCCCCGCGAGCCGGACCGCCGTCGGCACCGGTCGCCTGCATTAGCGCGGGTCCCTCCGCAGAGCCTCCGCCGGGGCGGTGCATCTGGGCCGTAGGACGGTGGCAGGCGACACGGCCTCATCGCGGAGCTGCGCTCCGGGACCGCGGAGCCGCTCGCTTTGGGCGCCTGGAAGCGTCCGCTCGTTACCGGGTTGACGTTCACCGAGCCGCTGGCCTCGGAGCCCGCGGGGTTTCAGTCACAGAGCGGCCGTCAGAAGCCACTAGTTCGCCTTGGCCGGGCTCCGGCGACAGACTCCGGAATTGTGAGAGCAAGCTGCTCTCAACTTCTGGGAACAATATCAAACGGGCGTTTTCGTGCAGCCGCGACGGAAGTCTGTCAAAGTCTcggctgtttattttttccccacgCGTGTGTGTTCGTTTAGCAGTTAGAACCGTGTTCGCCGCAAGTGCGACCGTGTACCTGCATCTTAAACGCCGCTCGTCTGCCACGCCGGGGCCGCCGTTGTTGCGGACGCCGCGTCcccttgtttgtttatttccctAAACACCAGCCAGGTTCTCACGGAGCCACCGGAGTCCATTGAGAATCCGGATGTTTTTTCCAGGGCCGTCGACCAACAGAGAAATGACTCGACACAATGTCTCCCGGGGCATCGATACTGTGAGTTATCGCGCAGGGACATCGGTCATCGCCCTCCAGTTCTTTTCGTGGCTGTTACGTCCAGCTGGTTTTTACGTTTGaatcactttatttttatcttttgtaaCTTTACGAATGAAATAAAGATCAATTCGGTTCGGTTATAAAACGGAATCTCTTTGGGTTGTTGGACCGTGGGTCAAACAGAACAAGACGGGGACATTATTTGacattattgtcattttataggaaaaaaaacaaaaaaaccccaaacaattATCGACAAAATGATCAGGAGAATAATCGCCGATGAAAACTAGACTTGCAGGCAAGAATAACAGGGTCCCAGAACCCTGACGCAGTTCGGACCCCGAGCTTCTGCGACCCGGGGGGATTGGAGAAGCCTGGAGCTTTGACCGATGGGGCTTCACCTGCTGGTTTAATGCACGGTCGTGCACTCGGCTGGGCTGAGACCGCCTTCCGACAGTGCACGCCGCCAGGACGTGATCCAGCCTCGGACCCTGAGGACGCtttggttgtgtttgtctgcttcCTGAGTAGCAAAGTGTCAGAGTTTAGGAGAcgtttccattttgtttcttcCCACTCAGTGCGTTCTCTCTAGGGCCGCCCCCTAATAGCCGACCACACGCCAGTCGATGAGACGAGCTTTAGTCGACCAAGTTTTGATTGGTCGGTCGGTggcaggaaaggaaaaaaaagaaaaaaatcaaactccGCAGGAAGCGGTGACACTCAGTCAGGGACAGACATCGTCTCCACAGGTCGATCCCTGAGGTTGTTGGACAGCATTGTAACCGAGCGTCTCGGCTTCGCCTCACTGGGCATGTTTGGCAAGAAAATAACGAAGGGGACGCCGTCACGTAGCACGAAGAGCAGCAACGGCTCCATCGTTTTTCCTAACACGCAAACGTGTCGCAAGGCGGCAACTCCTAAAGGACGCACCACCTCAAATATCGAAACGCGTGGTAGGCGCATAAGTTGTGTGTGTCGGGCAGGAAGGGGTGAAGGGCGACCCCGAGACGGCGACACGCAAGCTCTGCAGGCAAACGTTCACCTGTCGTTCGTCGTTTTTCCCTTCCCGAGTGACTTTCATTGAGAAACATTTTTGAGCAGTGTTGGGAATACAACACGCGTTGCGTTTTCCTCTCTACCGTAGCCCGACGAAGAGCAGCAAAGGCTCCATCATTCGTTTTCCTCTCTACCGTAGCGCGGCGTTGACGGTGTCCCCCGCAACATTCTCTCTCGGCCCTGGAACTCGAACAGTTTTCTGATTTCTCCCAAAAACATATACTTAATAACTGATTTAACATCCTAAACTTGCCGCGACGGGTCGACGTGTAGGAAGATCTTTGGTCGGGCcctacattttttcaaaatccaaaacCGGAATCTCCTCCAACGAGTCCAGTCTTTGTGACTCTTACGACAACTTCTAATGAGCTGAGCAGCTAAGAGTTTTGAGTTGGTGCACTTCccgttttctttcttctctcaccTCGCTGTCCCTGAAGGTGCCGACGGTGGCGATGCAACTTCAGCCGGCGACCAAGCCGCGGAGCCGACGGCGAAGCATGAAGCTGCTGCGGATAACGACGCCAAACCCTCCACCACCACGACCGGTAGTTTGATAAAAGCTGTTGTCGTTGTGTTGTTCAGTTTACCTGGCAGATAATTAAGGAGGAAGCTTTGATAACAGGGGAGTGGACCAAAACCTTCCAGGTAGACTTCCCAGATAAACTCACAGAATTCTCTGCTCACAGAGAGACACGTCTCCATCCAAACCAAACTGGAGGGCCTCGAGATGCTGGTCGACCTCAACGGAGGTAAGTTCAGCTCTAAATAGTAAATCTTCAAcgttcttctctttttcctctattttgCTTATTGTGAGAGGAGAAATTAGACGACATACcgggtcattttttttccagccaaaacaaatgcaaaaaacgAACATGTCTGAGTTTGTCAGTTGGTCGTGTTTGTTGCTCTTTATGTCTAAAGCGACTGTAAACaaagtatctttgggttttacaGCGtcggtcggacaaaacaagacatttcagaCGTCATATTTGGCTTTAGCAAACTCCAGAGGGCATTGTCgctattttacatttaaaatggaggtttttgagattttatagaccaaataattaactgattaatcgagaaaatattCTGCCAATGACTCggtaatggaaaaataaatgttagacGCACCCGAAAgtgattctgtgttttttcgCTCACCAGCGGGGCGTAAGTCATGTCCTCTGTGTCCTGAGGAGAAGTTTAAAGCCTGTTACAGCCACAAGCTCCGTCGACACCTGCAGAACCTCCACTGGAAAGTCTACGTGGAGTTTGAAGGTAGGAAAGTGAAGCGCACCCACACGCTCCGCTCCTCTGGGTTCAGTCTTGCCACCAGATGTTGAACCTGGCCGCCGGGATTCTGCTCTGACGCAGACACAAGTTGAAGTTAGTGAGGTACAACGAGGCCTGGCTCGCGCTGGCTGGGGATCGAGGGCAGGGCTCCGTGCAGACTGGGCGCGTTCGTCCGCAACGAGGCGGGAAAAAAACGTCGCTGTATGCATGTGGCTTAGAGCACGGGGACACTGTCTCGTTGGAACAGGGAAAGGGACAAACACAGACTGATGGCACAAAGCTGGAATAACGCTGTCGTCTAAAATATCACCGTGTGCTCCAGCATCAAGTTTTCTTCTCACTGGAacccaaaagtatgtggacaggggtctccaaatatttttatttttattttttagaaacgTTTTCTACATTTTCCAGCAGAAGAGCAAAAACTATCGGTGACAACTAGTGCAGAAAGAAGTAGCCAGTAGACAGATACGACTGTTTTTAGAACCAGCTCATCCTGTAAGTTTattatcaagtaaaaatgtgaaagatttCTCggttgcagctttaaaaaatgtgagcAACTTCTGTTTGAAAATTTTCCGCGTGGGTGTGAACTGAATGCCTTTGGGATTTGTGGTTGTTCGTCAGACAAAATATGGCAGTTCTAAGCCTCAGCACATGGACGagtgtccacatacttctggCCATATTGTATAGTGGTCTTGCGCAGTTCTGGAACATGAGAAAAAGCACACAAAGCTAAAATAATGATTtccagaagagaaaaaacacagaagtttgGACGAAAGTGAGATCTACTGATATCTGAGTAGATCAGGATTAATGTGAGCTTTGACCCTTGGTGTTTAACAGGCCAGAGGATGTGTATCTGTCACCTGCCCTGCAGAAACCTGAAGCCCAGCCTCAGCGGAGACCAGGTGAGGCATGAGACCCAAACTGTCTGCAGGTCAAGTCACCGCTGCAGCTTCTGGCAGCATCACCACACGTGGACTTGTGTCGCTCGCTTTGCACTTTTCTGAAACCTGTTGTCAGCAGAAATGGTTTCTCCGAGTTGTCCTGCAGCAGCGCTTCATCCTATGATCTGGTCATTATTTCTGCTTAAAGTTTCTCGTTAAGAACTATGACATTCGgttttattaaaaggaaaaaagagattCTGGGACAGTACATTTGGTAGGAACGCGTTAATCTACTCAAGTTTGTAAGAAGCAGAAAACACTGCTTTCTGTGGAATTTCCTAAAATTGTAATGAGGGTAAAGACTTACTGAGATCCATTATTCTGAAGTTTGCCTGGAATTTCCTGTGGCAGTAAAAGGcaagattttcagttttgtgagaTTTGTGCTCTGACTAGAAGAATCTCAAGGTTACGgcagaaaataatggtaaacgCTTTACTTGAAGTGTAATTGGACGTCCTCAGTTCCTGCTGAATTACAGCACGATATTACAGGTACCTTAGATTAGGAAAGTAGAGACTAGTGGGATAAATATTTAGGGTTAAAGTTCAGTACACTCTCCGTGCTCCTGCTACCGTGGGGCAGCTGTGGTGCATGTCTCGTCGTCATTTACACATAAACTGagttctgtgttttctttttttttttgttgttgttttgtacGAACCCCTTCCAGGCATCGGGAAGACACGTGGCTCACTACCACTGCGTGGTGTGCTCCGTCACCATCGCCCGCAAGACGGACATGATCAGCCACCTGAAGCGCCACGTCAACAAGGGAGAGACCGAGGCCAGCTACTCCGTCAGCTCAGACGTACCGTTCGAAGAGCCGGGTAAATGACGTCAGCAACGCAGCGCAAGAAGCTGATCGACATGGCAATGTAACCATCATATCGCGAAATGACCAACGTGTGTGTCGCATTAAAGGATGCGTAGCGGTTTTTGAAGGATCTGCGTAGAGTTCGAACCTCTTCAGCTCACGTAAACCACGGCCTCCGATCCTCCCGCTTTTAACCACCCGTCCCTGCCAGCAGCAGACGCTGAGCAAACACCGGTGGGGAGAAAATTTCTGAAGAGAAACTGTCTGCGATCTCAACGTTAACAATACGGCGACTTCCCCGAGCGTTGCCATGTTTACCTTACGTTTTTGTCGGGCAAAGTCAGAGCAGGTCTGCTGATTGTTCTCTCAGTGAACTGCTCCAGAGCATCTGTAACATGTCGGAAGACTGAGAGAAACGCCCATCACAGGTTGACACATTCATACCAAAAGTTATTCAGTTTACCGTCATAGAGGACGAAGAAAAGCatctttgcttgaaaatgagTCGATTGTCAGAAGCGTTATTTCTGTGGTACGACGAATTGACAAACTCTTTCAGCTCTGCGTGCGACCGTTCAGTAACTTGCAGGGTTTAATACACGGAGCGACACAAGTGAGCTTCAGGATGCGTGAAAAAGCCATAAACACCGGCTTTAGAGGAGGTTTTCACGTTGCACTTTCCAAACCAAACGTGCAAACGCAACGAACGCGACGACACCGTGGCCATCTTTAATGTAACGTCTTATTTAATGTGTCAGCAGCTCCGTCTGGTCAGGCCTACGAAATCATGAAAGAACTCGGAACAAACGTGCAGCTCCTCCCGAACCACACCACCCCGCAGAAGAGCGACACCTACTTCAACCGCAAGATGAAGACCAACAGGTCAGCGCGCGCGTGAGACCTGTTcttgcaaaaaacacacacgtatGTATTCGCGAAGACGTTTGCTCTATGCCTTAATCCTCGTTTCagcagagtgtgtttgtgtgtctgcgtttcAGACAGCTGGTGTTTTGTTCGCTGGCCGTTCTGGCTGAAGAGAGAAATCCACTGGAGTGTCTGGATGCTTTCGGAGCCACAGGTGAGACAGCGATGATCTACTGTTACAAGAAAACGAGCGATCAAACGTGAGCGTGACCACCGACACAGGCCATACCCGGGGGATAAAACAAGCGCACCTCTTCCGCTACCCCTGCTATGAAAACAATGGCATCGTGATAAAGGTTTTTTGTCAGGATTTTGTCTATAATTCAGCCCAGAAATCTAATTTTCTGGAGGCATCGTTCTAACTTTTCCCACCAAAACTTGCTTCAAGAACTTCCCCAAGAGTCATTTACGGGATTCTAGTGCGGGTATCCGTGTTCTCCAGTCTCTATTCAAGACACTCGTTTCTCTTCCACCTCCTGGAAACAAGAAGTTTCATCCTTTTAAGCCAAAATGCCAAGAATCCACTCACACTTCCAGCTGTGGCTTTTGGTCTTTGGCTCGGTCGGAAAAAACGCGCAAGTTGAATATGCGAActtttgtttgaggaaattgggcattttacattattttcattattttcctgtcattttgAATGCGTTGgataatagagaaaataatcatcaggctaatcaatgatgaaaatagttgcagcccttgGTTGAAGGCTGAATTTGAGACTGAAACCTGTGTTAAGACAAATGTCTTGACAAATCCCCGCACTAACAGGAAGTGTCCCCACATCTGCCGTAACAGTGGGCTTCCGCACTGTTGGAAGAGTTTACTGCCCCCAGACTTACGCACTCCAACCCTGAGCCTCCGTCTTGTGTCTGCTGTCCGTTTCCCGTCCGTCTCGCAGGGATCATGGGCCTCCAGTGGGCGAAACACCTCCGTAACGCAGTCAAAGTGACCATAACCGACATCAGCGACACGTGCGTCAAGATGATCAGAGAGAACTGCGAGCTGAACCACATCCGAGTGGACGGAGGCTCACGCGGCCCCCGGGGGCCCGACGGGGCCGGCGGTGAGGTCGAGGGGGTGCCCATCGCTACGGTGGAGGTCGCCAAGATGGACGCCAACGTCATCATGCACCTGCGGCCTTTTGACTACATGTGAGTGAGAAGATTTGATCTCTCTCCTCACAGTTCAGTCTTAACGTGTTAACGCCCAAACTGAGCGTTGAAAGGCGAATAACTCGGCTTCAAGCTCCTTAATCTCTCACTTCTTCTGTCAAGTCTGTTGATTAAACCAGTTTTAGGGTTTTTCAGGAAGTGTTACTAAGTCCTTCAGTCTTCTTTAACCCCACCGACAGATTTCTTTGTTGATACTTGTAGTTTTCACCagatttagctgtttttgtttctttcagacAGGGATTTCCAGTGGTTTACGGGCTGAACTTCTTTGACACCTGCCTGGATGCATGAAGGGTTTTAAATTCTGTAACTCTAGAGAAACCTActtgttaaatatttgtttcagTCACTTGGATCCGTTCGGGACGGCAGTGAACTACCTGGATGGCGCCTTCAGAAATGTCCGTAACCTGGGCATCATCTCTGTGACGTCCACCGACACCGGCTCCCTGTACGCCAAGTCTCCCAACGTCACCCTGCGTCACTACGGCTGTCACATCGTACGCACTGAGTACTACAAGGAGCTGGCTGCACGCATGGTAGTCGCCTCTGTGGCCAGGTAGGCCTTTTGGTTCGATGTCTGCGTGTGCTAATGTGATACGGAGAACGAGGAAACCCGTCAGAACTTCATCCCGATTTCTCTGTGGTCTCGTAGAGCGGCGGCCCGCTGCAACAAAGGCATCGAGGTGCTGCTGGCGGTTGCGCTGGAGCATTTCGTCCTGGTGGTGGTGAGAGTCCTCAGGGGTCCCTCACAGGCTGATGAGTCGGCTAAGAAGTTACGGAAACTGGTCCACTGTCAGTGGTGTGAGGAGAGAGTCTTCCTCAAACAGGGAAACATGGTGGACGGTGGGTACACGAGGTGTGCGTGGTAGGCCAGTGTTAGCGTTAGCGTTAGCGTGGTGGATGCGCCATCTCTCTCCTGCTTCGTTTGGTCCAGGCTGGAGCTTGAAACTGCTCCTCCCGCAGGGGCGAAGCACAACCACTGTAGaatggtttttttaaaatggccaCAGAGGAGAAATGTGTGCTGACGTAGGAAACTGTTCCCCGCAGTTATAGGAAAAATTCCACAAGTTCACGCTGCACCAGGGCCGAAGGATTAATTGTTTTCATTGGGGAAGCGCAATCTGAGTTTTTGCCTCCCGACACGGTTCCGATACATAAACTCACTCCTTGACTATTAGTGGAGACATTCATGCCCCATCATTCTTTTTAGGTTTGTACGGATTTTAATTATATTggactatacagtatatgagatTGTCATCTCAGTGAATTAACCTTGTCAATTTGAGCTTTATTAAACATGTTACAAAAGCTGCTTAATTTGTGCAGCGTTTCAAAACCACCTCCTGGTAAAATATGCAGGAAATGCACAAACCTATATTAAGTCAGTTTTTGGTTACGCCAGCCCACCAAGGATGCCGTGTTAACTTGCAGTGTCCCAGTGAAGGCCTCCTGTtgctttcacattaaaatgcacaTGTTGTGAAGCACATGTCTGGCTGATACCCAGTCCGCTTAATAAGATCAGTATCAGGGGCGACACAGCGTAAGGCCCGGGTTTTATATCCCTGcggaaatttgaaaaactgcCGTTTTGTAATCGCAGGAGCCGTCGTTTCAATTTAAAGTTAAACATCGCTGACAACGTCTTTACAAGCTGTAGAAATGTTCTGTGGACGTGTAGTCGGCAGCTATCCTGTCCCTCAAGTCATCTGTCAAATCATCACAGAAGTCATCTCGGGGCGCTTTTCGCGTAGAGCATCATCATGTCCTCGCTTGTGTTTCTTCCAGACACGCTGCCCTGTAACTGCCATGGAAGCCTGCCTGGAAAGACGGCGGTGCAGCTGGGACTGTTATGGTAAACCTCTCGCTGTCTCActgcacacaacagcagcatcagcagcatcatcagTCAGGGACACGCATCCAAACTTGCTAAGCACGGCACCTGCCTGAAGAGTTTCTTACTTCGGGGCCATCTGGTCataaccccaaaaaaaaagtgaaagcccAAAGGGAAGA
This genomic interval from Xiphias gladius isolate SHS-SW01 ecotype Sanya breed wild chromosome 6, ASM1685928v1, whole genome shotgun sequence contains the following:
- the trmt1l gene encoding TRMT1-like protein isoform X2, whose protein sequence is MAELREADAAQLHQEDVDIKRADGGDATSAGDQAAEPTAKHEAAADNDAKPSTTTTERHVSIQTKLEGLEMLVDLNGAGRKSCPLCPEEKFKACYSHKLRRHLQNLHWKVYVEFEGQRMCICHLPCRNLKPSLSGDQASGRHVAHYHCVVCSVTIARKTDMISHLKRHVNKGETEASYSVSSDVPFEEPAPSGQAYEIMKELGTNVQLLPNHTTPQKSDTYFNRKMKTNRQLVFCSLAVLAEERNPLECLDAFGATGIMGLQWAKHLRNAVKVTITDISDTCVKMIRENCELNHIRVDGGSRGPRGPDGAGGEVEGVPIATVEVAKMDANVIMHLRPFDYIHLDPFGTAVNYLDGAFRNVRNLGIISVTSTDTGSLYAKSPNVTLRHYGCHIVRTEYYKELAARMVVASVARAAARCNKGIEVLLAVALEHFVLVVVRVLRGPSQADESAKKLRKLVHCQWCEERVFLKQGNMVDDTLPCNCHGSLPGKTAVQLGLLWSGPLFNTGFLRRMLSAAVQHSMDDIQPLVKSLICESECTTLKSLVHGPSALTNQVECGVVIKTLQSGEESGPDQSGKRKTGEESGNVVKKLKSDASLEHPPFYYSIHRHSIRGMNMPKLNKFLQYLTEAGFRVSRTHFDPTGVRTDATLEQFKSVLTKYSVPTYTNATATATQTSVSTEKTV
- the trmt1l gene encoding TRMT1-like protein isoform X3 → MLVDLNGAGRKSCPLCPEEKFKACYSHKLRRHLQNLHWKVYVEFEGQRMCICHLPCRNLKPSLSGDQASGRHVAHYHCVVCSVTIARKTDMISHLKRHVNKGETEASYSVSSDVPFEEPAAPSGQAYEIMKELGTNVQLLPNHTTPQKSDTYFNRKMKTNRQLVFCSLAVLAEERNPLECLDAFGATGIMGLQWAKHLRNAVKVTITDISDTCVKMIRENCELNHIRVDGGSRGPRGPDGAGGEVEGVPIATVEVAKMDANVIMHLRPFDYIHLDPFGTAVNYLDGAFRNVRNLGIISVTSTDTGSLYAKSPNVTLRHYGCHIVRTEYYKELAARMVVASVARAAARCNKGIEVLLAVALEHFVLVVVRVLRGPSQADESAKKLRKLVHCQWCEERVFLKQGNMVDDTLPCNCHGSLPGKTAVQLGLLWSGPLFNTGFLRRMLSAAVQHSMDDIQPLVKSLICESECTTLKSLVHGPSALTNQVECGVVIKTLQSGEESGPDQSGKRKTGEESGNVVKKLKSDASLEHPPFYYSIHRHSIRGMNMPKLNKFLQYLTEAGFRVSRTHFDPTGVRTDATLEQFKSVLTKYSVPTYTNATATATQTSVSTEKTV
- the trmt1l gene encoding TRMT1-like protein isoform X1, which gives rise to MAELREADAAQLHQEDVDIKRADGGDATSAGDQAAEPTAKHEAAADNDAKPSTTTTERHVSIQTKLEGLEMLVDLNGAGRKSCPLCPEEKFKACYSHKLRRHLQNLHWKVYVEFEGQRMCICHLPCRNLKPSLSGDQASGRHVAHYHCVVCSVTIARKTDMISHLKRHVNKGETEASYSVSSDVPFEEPAAPSGQAYEIMKELGTNVQLLPNHTTPQKSDTYFNRKMKTNRQLVFCSLAVLAEERNPLECLDAFGATGIMGLQWAKHLRNAVKVTITDISDTCVKMIRENCELNHIRVDGGSRGPRGPDGAGGEVEGVPIATVEVAKMDANVIMHLRPFDYIHLDPFGTAVNYLDGAFRNVRNLGIISVTSTDTGSLYAKSPNVTLRHYGCHIVRTEYYKELAARMVVASVARAAARCNKGIEVLLAVALEHFVLVVVRVLRGPSQADESAKKLRKLVHCQWCEERVFLKQGNMVDDTLPCNCHGSLPGKTAVQLGLLWSGPLFNTGFLRRMLSAAVQHSMDDIQPLVKSLICESECTTLKSLVHGPSALTNQVECGVVIKTLQSGEESGPDQSGKRKTGEESGNVVKKLKSDASLEHPPFYYSIHRHSIRGMNMPKLNKFLQYLTEAGFRVSRTHFDPTGVRTDATLEQFKSVLTKYSVPTYTNATATATQTSVSTEKTV